In the genome of Fusarium poae strain DAOMC 252244 chromosome 1, whole genome shotgun sequence, the window TGTGATGGTCTTTTCGGAGGTTGATAAGAGATTAGTAGACGGAGCTGACGAGCATCTTTCTGTCCTCGACCTCTCAGTGAGAATATCAGCTATCCTAGCGAAAAAATGAGTTCCTCAACCACGCGTGCAGGGTTGTATCCCGGCAATGAGAAATGGAGTTGTGGTTAGATATGGATTGGCGTTTAAACTGGTTCTATACTACCAGACATTTGTTGTACTTGCTGTTATTTTATTCTAGCCCTAAGCCGCGTCTTCTTGGCCGAGTAATCCAAGGTTGCCATGCAAAGTAGACCATACATCTCTTGGTTTTTCCGTGCCGCCCTTTTTTGTATGTTTCCTCACTTTACTGGGAGACTTGGGACCCGTCTCCAGCCAAACATCACCCTCTGTAGTGTCAGCTTGAGTATCGTCCTCCTGATCCTCCTCAACCTGGCCCAAAAGTTGATCGATCTGTTGCAATGTTTGCATAGAGTTTTCCAAGGCAAGCTGTCCGCCTTCAACCTGTTCTGCCACGTTCTCAAGTGTTGCAATTTTGGCCGAGTCGGCAGCAAGAACCCAAGGTTGGACTTTCCCAGTCAAGCCTGATCGTTCACCAGATGTGAGAAACTCTCCCAAAACGGATCTACGTCGAGGTTCCGGTGCCGTAGAGTGAGACGGGAGTAGCTGGCTTTCATCTTCTAGATGACCAAGCGATTGGCAGTTGTCCTTAATTTCCTTGCCGATAGTTGTGTTTACATGTGCCTTCTGCACTATCATCGCTCTTTGCTTCTTTGATAGTGAGAGAAGAGTTGCGATGTATGGAGTGAGAAGATAGGTGCTTGAGGCCGGTTCTGGTTCATCTACCTGTTGTTTGGCCGTGGATGGAGCCAGGATTGGAGCTGCCGAGTAATCAAACTTTTCATCAACAGAGGACAGCAGGGACCGTCTATTTGCAAGGTATTTGGCGTATTTGTCCTTTATCGTATCGAGCTGTTCGTTTATAGTGGCTTGATCCGCAGTCGACTGAGCATGGCTCTTGGAACCACTCTCCTCACCCCCCTCCTCATCCCCTGATGCTTTGCTCAGCTCAGTTTCAATCCATTGGATGAGTTCACTTCGCGTTGTATTCAGAGCATGTAATCTTATGCCATTGCTGATTACATCCGGGATGCTCTGGGCGTTCGCCCTTGTTTCACGAAGTAGttgctcttctcttttcaGGAGAAGCTTCGCTCTCAACACAGTCTTTTCAAGCTGGGCAACTTGCTCTGTCAGATCTGTCTTTTTGACGCTCTGCTGTGCGATGAGACTGTTAACCACCTCCTTTGGGACTTTGGGTAGACTGGCAGCCTCGTGAAAAACATCC includes:
- a CDS encoding hypothetical protein (BUSCO:30318at5125) — its product is MSSSSNTVETFQKTLYPFIKPREQVNYIRRVLALHLGSCSHDGPVKQPVSLADATRDVTPDPDSKGFYREYIEALRANVDARRKYEDTAQSHLASSASNQDLPSSNELLEERLSLLKLQAKQNRLSAVQGHLDTLMQKPAAAPEYLDPEDVFHEAASLPKVPKEVVNSLIAQQSVKKTDLTEQVAQLEKTVLRAKLLLKREEQLLRETRANAQSIPDVISNGIRLHALNTTRSELIQWIETELSKASGDEEGGEESGSKSHAQSTADQATINEQLDTIKDKYAKYLANRRSLLSSVDEKFDYSAAPILAPSTAKQQVDEPEPASSTYLLTPYIATLLSLSKKQRAMIVQKAHVNTTIGKEIKDNCQSLGHLEDESQLLPSHSTAPEPRRRSVLGEFLTSGERSGLTGKVQPWVLAADSAKIATLENVAEQVEGGQLALENSMQTLQQIDQLLGQVEEDQEDDTQADTTEGDVWLETGPKSPSKVRKHTKKGGTEKPRDVWSTLHGNLGLLGQEDAA